A region from the Triticum urartu cultivar G1812 chromosome 1, Tu2.1, whole genome shotgun sequence genome encodes:
- the LOC125530258 gene encoding uncharacterized protein LOC125530258, producing the protein MEVEAFPIGFTKGVRAHWRRRKYQRLEAGEGGSSRSQGTQRLGGSGARRVGWRVRLRGLLIRRARAVRAIVTAPRRLLARARDAYVGGMLAVARKASATALPGGGPEGIWARRVPRRKQLPSATAARTSEFEQRLVMEIYKSIVASKELTTMLHSSTAHLQPPPARA; encoded by the coding sequence ATGGAGGTGGAGGCGTTCCCGATTGGGTTCACCAAGGGCGTGCGCGCGCACTGGCGCCGCCGCAAGTACCAGCGCCTGGAGGCCGGCGAGGGCGGCAGCAGCAGGTCCCAGGGCACGCAGCGCCTCGGCGGCTCCGGCGCGCGTCGCGTCGGGTGGCGCGTGCGGCTGCGCGGGCTTCTCATCCGGCGCGCGCGCGCCGTCCGCGCGATCGTGACGGCGCCGCGGCGGCTGCTGGCGCGCGCGCGGGACGCGTACGTGGGCGGCATGCTCGCCGTGGCCCGGAAGGCGTCGGCCACGGCGCTGCCCGGCGGCGGGCCCGAGGGGATCTGGGCCAGGCGCGTGCCGCGGCGGAAGCAGCTGCcctcggcgacggcggcgcggacGTCCGAGTTCGAGCAGCGGCTGGTCATGGAGATCTACAAGTCCATCGTCGCGTCCAAGGAGCTCACCACCATGCTCCACTCCTCCACCGCGCACCTGCAGCCGCCGCCCGCGCGCGCCTAG
- the LOC125539486 gene encoding F-box protein At2g17036-like has translation MSSPTRRAQVPWSSIPTELAGVVLRCLPCHADRVRFAAVCKHWRASARQTSPPPHYPWLALPDRTFYSLPGSAFRRLPLHLDRHRQLPHAQSSCGEWLVFERFDGAYTLVSPFSMSTTILLPGLSGTYAPNVPLLVATDQPVPDMLKLVVCSGNLVAAIVNDDEALTYSSKLALCRPGASSWWSSTPDELRDLQDIVSCEGKLYALDKFNGLFSVSVGTDRRTGNPTVSRVERLMGSPHGVLKHSSQYLLESSGTLLLVCREDAMLEWFSGGSMRGLELELEFEVLKADVERSRWTSIRSVGDDRVLFVGPWCSRAVHATGEHDPIYTAGNRIFFTVNASAKRYNHRYYGYGTQQEPFYCIVYDMSTQRSELFLETSVRPLKGFPVTWLFPPTQR, from the coding sequence ATGTCGTCGCCAACACGGCGCGCCCAAGTTCCCTGGTCGAGCATCCCCACCGAGCTTGCGGGCGTCGTGCTCCGCTGCCTCCCTTGCCATGCCGACCGGGTCCGCTTCGCCGCCGTCTGCAAACACTGGCGCGCCTCTGCGCGGCAGACCTCTCCGCCCCCGCACTACCCGTGGCTCGCCTTGCCTGACCGGACATTCTACAGCCTGCCCGGCTCCGCCTTCCGGCGGCTGCCGCTCCACCTCGACCGCCACCGGCAGCTGCCGCACGCGCAGAGCTCCTGCGGCGAGTGGCTCGTGTTCGAGCGCTTCGACGGCGCCTACACGCTGGTCAGCCCCTTCTCCATGTCCACCACCATCCTGCTCCCCGGCCTCTCCGGCACGTATGCTCCCAACGTGCCTCTCCTCGTCGCGACCGACCAGCCGGTGCCCGACATGCTGAAGCTCGTCGTGTGCTCTGGCAACCTCGTCGCCGCGATCGTCAATGATGACGAGGCATTGACGTATAGCAGCAAGCTTGCCTTGTGCCGGCCAGGGGCGTCCTCGTGGTGGTCGAGCACACCCGACGAGCTTCGAGACCTCCAAGACATTGTCTCCTGCGAGGGAAAGCTCTACGCCCTCGACAAGTTCAACGGGCTCTTCTCCGTCTCCGTCGGCACGGACAGGCGCACCGGCAATCCGACTGTGTCACGGGTCGAGCGCCTCATGGGTAGCCCCCACGGGGTCCTCAAACACTCGTCGCAATATCTGCTAGAATCAAGCGGCACGTTGCTGCTGGTCTGCAGGGAGGACGCGATGCTCGAGTGGTTCAGCGGCGGCTCGATGCGCGGGCTGGAGCTGGAGCTGGAGTTCGAGGTACTCAAGGCGGACGTGGAGAGGTCGCGGTGGACGAGCATAAGGAGCGTGGGCGACGACCGGGTGTTGTTCGTCGGGCCATGGTGCTCCCGGGCGGTTCATGCTACTGGCGAGCATGACCCAATCTACACCGCTGGGAACCGCATCTTCTTCACGGTGAACGCTAGCGCGAAAAGATACAATCATCGATACTACGGCTACGGGACACAACAGGAGCCCTTCTACTGCATCGTCTACGACATGAGCACGCAGCGGTCAGAGTTGTTCCTGGAGACCTCGGTGCGCCCGTTAAAGGGCTTCCCGGTGACATGGCTTTTCCCTCCAACCCAGCGCTAG
- the LOC125530280 gene encoding oleosin G-like, with protein sequence MADRHGEGGVASARRPGRTDLDDPSTTLLQRVQAHLPNATQVVGLLTLLLAGAALLVLAGLTFTGAVVALVFLGPLALLTSPIWVPFSFALLVVVVAALSFVGFAVAALAAATWAYRYFTGRHPVGADRVDRARSRLADTASHVKDYARREYGGYLGNRTKDAAPGA encoded by the coding sequence ATGGCGGATCGGCACGGCGAGGGCGGCGTGGCCTCGGCGCGGCGGCCGGGGCGCACGGACCTGGACGACCCGTCGACGACGCTGCTGCAGCGCGTGCAGGCGCACCTCCCGAACGCGACGCAGGTGGTGGGCCTGCTGACCCTGCTGCTCGCCGGCGCGGCGCTGCTGGTGCTGGCGGGGCTGACGTTCACGGGCGCCGTGGTGGCGCTCGTCTTCCTCGGCCCGCTGGCGCTGCTGACCAGCCCCATCTGGGTGCCGTTCTCCTTCGCGCTCCTCGTGGTCGTCGTGGCCGCGCTCTCCTTCGTCGGGTTCGCCGTGGCCGCGCTCGCCGCGGCCACCTGGGCGTACCGGTACTTCACGGGGCGGCACCCCGTGGGCGCCGACCGCGTGGACCGCGCCCGCAGCCGCCTCGCCGACACCGCCAGCCACGTCAAGGACTACGCACGCCGCGAGTacggcggctacctcggcaaCCGGACCAAGGACGCCGCCCCCGGCGCCTAG
- the LOC125530286 gene encoding protein CHUP1, chloroplastic-like, whose translation MLVRLGFVVLATFAAFTLKRGKGPKKDNGQAGKRKEKARHTGHGEKEDEEEEVKTISGLINSAPSVDDDDEDDMFSEIESLLGGEIDIPIPGDRYDVKERSRYNAHMANNAAEMERLRGLVRELEEREVKLEGELLEYYGLKEQETDVTELQKQLKIKTVEVDMLNLTISSLQAERKKLQEDVARGAAAKKELDASRSRIKELQRQIQMEANQTKGQLMLLKQQVMGLRAKEEEVAKKDAEIEQKLKKLKNLEVEVLELRRKNKELLYEKRDLMVKLDAAQGKITESDVVAHAREEINNLRHTNEDLTKQVEGLQMNRFSEVEELVYLRWVNACLRFELRNYQTPSGKISARDLSTKLSPRSQERAKQMMLEFGSERGQGDTDLDSVSSAPSSPRSEDFDTASIDSSSSKYSFLSKRPNLMQKLKKWGRSKDDGSYLSSPSSRSLTSSSPKRSQKPKGPLESLMIRNAGDGMSITTFGKRDQESGDADDANVASSFQLMSKNVEGFADEKYPAYKDRHKLATEREKAIKEKAEQARAQRFGGGYSSVLVPSPRAALPPKLAQIKEKNAPTVNSEPGEQSSDIPNNPLAVTQLKLAQIEKRAPRVPRPPPTASAAAASGATSTGSGGPPMPPRPPGAPPPPPPPGRPGGPPPPPPPPGSLSKSLAGGDKVHRAPEVVEFYQSLMKREAKKDTTSLGSKSSNVSDNRSNMIGEIENRSTFLLAVKADVETQGEFVESLAGEVRAARFANIDDVVAFVHWLDEELSFLVDERAVLKHFDWPESKTDALREAAFEYQDLVKLENKATSFVDDPKLPCEEALKRMYSLLEKVEQSVYALLRTRDMTTARYKEYGIPVDWLSDSGKVGKIKLASVQLAKKYMERVTSELDALQGTEKEPNREFLLLQGVRFAFRVHQFAGGFDADSMKVFEELRSKMSSTQAPAPPASDT comes from the exons ATGCTTGTGAGACTCGGATTCGTGGTATTAGCAACCTTCGCCGCGTTCACTCTTAAGCGAGGCAAGGGGCCTAAGAAAG ACAATGGCCAAGCGGgcaagaggaaggagaaggctCGGCATACTGGACAT GGGGAGAAagaggacgaggaggaagaggTTAAGACGATCAGCGGCTTAATCAACTCGGCCCCGTCGGTGGACGACGACGATGAGGACGACATGTTCTCGGAGATCGAGAGCCTCCTGGGCGGGGAGATCGACATCCCGATACCGGGCGACAGGTACGACGTCAAGGAGCGGTCCCGTTACAACGCGCACATGGCCAACAACGCCGCCGAGATGGAGCGGCTGCGCGGCCTGGTCAGGGAGCTGGAGGAGCGGGAGGTGAAGCTCGAGGGCGAGCTGCTCGAGTACTACGGCCTCAAGGAGCAGGAGACCGACGTCACCGAGCTGCAGAAGCAGCTCAAGATCAAGACGGTGGAGGTCGACATGCTCAACCTCACCATCAGCTCGCTGCAGGCCGAGAGGAAGAAGCTGCAGGAGGACGTGGCCCGCGGCGCGGCGGCCAAGAAGGAGCTCGACGCGTCCAGGAGCAGGATCAAGGAGCTGCAGCGGCAGATACAGATGGAGGCCAACCAGACGAAAGGCCAGCTGATGCTGCTGAAGCAACAGGTGATGGGGCTCAGggccaaggaggaggaggtggccaagAAGGACGCCGAGATCGAGCAGAAGCTCAAGAAGCTCAAGAACCTGGAGGTGGAGGTGCTTGAGCTGAGGAGGAAGAACAAGGAGCTGCTGTATGAGAAGAGGGACCTCATGGTGAAGCTGGATGCAGCACAAGGAAAAATAACAGAG AGTGATGTAGTTGCCCATGCAAGAGAGGAGATCAACAACCTCAGACACACAAACGAGGACCTGACAAAGCAAGTGGAAGGCCTACAAATGAACAGATTCAGTGAAGTAGAAGAGCTGGTGTACCTGCGCTGGGTCAACGCCTGTCTGCGATTCGAGCTCCGCAACTACCAGACACCATCTGGGAAGATCTCTGCCCGCGACCTCAGCACGAAGCTCAGCCCAAGGTCGCAGGAGAGGGCCAAACAGATGATGCTCGAATTCGGGTCCGAACGAGGCCAGGGCGACACTGACCTTGACAGTGTTTCCTCCGCGCCTTCTTCCCCCAGAAGCGAAGACTTCGACACCGCCTCGATCGACAGCTCTTCCAGCAAATACAGCTTCCTAAGCAAGAGGCCGAACCTGATGCAGAAACTCAAGAAGTGGGGAAGGAGCAAGGATGACGGCAGCTATCTGTCATCCCCGTCGTCGCGGTCCCTGACCAGCAGCTCTCCGAAGAGGAGCCAGAAACCAAAGGGGCCCCTGGAGTCTCTCATGATCAGAAATGCAGGAGATGGTATGTCCATTACAACATTCGGAAAAAGGGACCAAGAATCCGGTGACGCAGATGATGCAAATGTTGCATCTTCGTTCCAGCTGATGTCGAAGAATGTCGAAGGCTTCGCTGATGAGAAGTACCCCGCTTACAAAGACCGGCATAAGCTTGCGACGGAACGGGAGAAGGCGATCAAAGAGAAGGCCGAGCAAGCCAGAGCGCAAAGGTTTGGTGGTGGCTATAGTTCAGTTCTGGTTCCCTCCCCGAGAGCTGCACTCCCCCCAAAACTCGCTCAAATAAAGGAGAAGAATGCCCCCACAGTTAATTCTGAACCTGGTGAGCAATCTAGTGATATCCCGAACAACCCCCTGGCTGTCACCCAGTTGAAGCTTGCCCAAATTGAGAAGAGGGCTCCAAGAGTCCCCCGTCCACCACCCACAGCATCGGCCGCCGCTGCTTCAGGAGCTACCAGTACTGGGAGTGGTGGACCACCGATGCCGCCACGCCCACCAGGTGcacctcctccaccaccacctccaggGAGACCCGGTGgccctccgccgccaccgccgcctcccggTTCTCTATCCAAGAGCCTTGCTGGTGGTGACAAGGTACACCGTGCTCCGGAGGTCGTGGAGTTCTATCAGAGTCTCATGAAACGTGAAGCCAAGAAGGACACCACCTCTTTGGGATCAAAATCATCGAATGTTTCTGATAACAGAAGCAACATGATTGGAGAGATTGAGAACAGATCAACATTCCTATTAGCT GTCAAAGCTGATGTGGAGACACAAGGAGAATTTGTTGAGTCCCTCGCGGGTGAGGTCCGAGCAGCAAGATTCGCGAATATCGACGATGTTGTTGCATTTGTACACTGGCTGGATGAGGAGTTGTCATTCTTG GTTGATGAGAGAGCAGTGCTAAAGCATTTCGATTGGCCAGAGAGCAAAACTGATGCATTAAGAGAGGCCGCCTTTGAGTATCAGGACCTGGTGAAACTAGAGAATAAGGCCACATCCTTCGTCGACGATCCAAAACTTCCATGTGAAGAAGCTCTCAAGAGGATGTATTCGTTGCTTGAGAA AGTGGAGCAGAGTGTTTATGCACTTCTTCGTACAAGAGACATGACCACCGCACGGTACAAGGAGTATGGAATACCAGTTGATTGGCTATCTGATTCTGGAAAAGTTGGCAAG ATCAAACTGGCATCCGTTCAGTTGGCGAAGAAGTACATGGAGAGGGTCACCTCGGAGCTCGACGCGTTGCAGGGCACCGAGAAAGAGCCCAACAGGGAGTTCCTGCTTCTCCAGGGCGTCAGATTCGCCTTCCGAGTTCATCAG TTTGCCGGAGGCTTCGACGCGGACAGCATGAAAGTCTTTGAGGAGCTGAGAAGCAAGATGAGCAGCACGCAGGCACCCGCTCCACCGGCATCTGACACATAG